A single Candidatus Neomarinimicrobiota bacterium DNA region contains:
- a CDS encoding FGGY family carbohydrate kinase: MNKPAVLVIDQGTSATKGFIFDRQLRHIYGEKIRHKTVRPRPGWAETDAREILIACRTLLRSLLEVCRRDSLSPQGAGMAFQRSTFLFWERKSGDPSIPAISWQDSRARELTARFRNDGDWIQRITGIPLAAHFGGPKFLFCVEHDPELKSGIEGGDLLFGTVSAFVTHQLTGNAVLDESIAGRTLFLDLEKMEWNSRLLDMFGISRDSLPQLVPTCGHHGTIKLDSDSIPLFCVMGDQQAAMVGQGRSDIGDVAMNFGTSGSVLVNLGDHSTSVPSLLCNVLYSFEEERKYLLEGTINGVGSLFRWLEAHLDIPHRKMKWDERCTGATQGIVVPGINGISAPYWTGEFDTALMGFTESTHPNELVRAAMESIGFLVCDIWEILQEKLGDGLRDIVVSGGSSRSVLLQFIADILNRPLWNSEGMDMTALGVAKLVARQIWDGQIDDLSDRRMKKFEPGMDDEIRSQKINGWHDALRQLGIRDEQIKQTRG; the protein is encoded by the coding sequence GTGAACAAGCCAGCTGTCCTGGTCATCGATCAGGGGACCTCGGCTACAAAGGGATTTATCTTTGACCGGCAACTTCGTCACATTTACGGGGAAAAAATCCGCCACAAAACAGTCAGACCGCGGCCAGGGTGGGCCGAAACGGACGCTCGAGAGATTCTGATTGCCTGCCGAACTCTCCTCCGGTCACTTCTGGAGGTGTGTAGGAGGGATTCCCTCTCTCCCCAGGGGGCCGGCATGGCTTTTCAACGATCCACGTTTCTCTTCTGGGAGCGCAAAAGTGGCGATCCCTCAATACCGGCAATAAGCTGGCAGGATTCCCGGGCCAGAGAACTTACTGCGCGCTTCCGCAACGATGGAGATTGGATTCAAAGAATCACTGGCATTCCTCTTGCCGCTCACTTCGGCGGACCCAAGTTTCTATTCTGCGTGGAACACGATCCAGAGTTGAAATCTGGAATTGAAGGCGGGGATCTCTTGTTCGGGACAGTGAGTGCGTTTGTGACTCACCAGCTTACCGGAAATGCAGTCCTGGATGAATCGATCGCGGGACGGACTCTGTTTCTCGATTTAGAGAAAATGGAATGGAACTCTCGACTTCTGGATATGTTTGGCATTTCCCGTGATTCCCTGCCGCAATTGGTTCCCACGTGCGGACACCACGGGACGATAAAGCTGGACTCAGACTCCATCCCCCTCTTTTGTGTTATGGGAGACCAACAGGCAGCTATGGTGGGCCAGGGCCGATCTGATATTGGAGATGTGGCAATGAATTTTGGGACATCTGGATCTGTTCTGGTGAATCTTGGTGATCACTCGACCTCCGTCCCGTCTCTCCTCTGCAATGTTCTCTATTCATTCGAAGAGGAACGAAAATATCTTCTGGAAGGCACCATTAACGGCGTGGGCTCATTGTTCAGATGGCTGGAAGCACACCTGGATATCCCCCACAGGAAAATGAAGTGGGATGAAAGATGCACGGGGGCGACGCAAGGAATCGTTGTCCCGGGCATCAACGGTATTTCCGCGCCATATTGGACAGGTGAATTCGATACGGCCTTGATGGGTTTCACGGAGTCGACCCATCCCAATGAACTTGTCAGAGCTGCTATGGAGTCCATCGGATTCCTGGTCTGTGATATCTGGGAGATTCTACAGGAGAAATTGGGAGACGGACTCAGAGATATCGTTGTTTCAGGAGGTTCATCAAGATCAGTATTGCTCCAGTTTATTGCGGATATATTGAACAGGCCGCTGTGGAATTCGGAAGGAATGGACATGACGGCTTTGGGAGTCGCCAAATTGGTGGCCAGGCAGATCTGGGACGGACAGATTGACGATCTCAGCGACAGACGAATGAAGAAATTCGAACCTGGCATGGATGATGAAATTCGTTCGCAGAAAATCAACGGCTGGCACGATGCTCTGCGCCAGTTGGGAATTAGAGATGAGCAGATCAAACAGACAAGGGGGTAA
- a CDS encoding HD domain-containing protein, which translates to MAPPGASLPPRDEAWDLLSEYTDSDSLRRHALAMEHVMRKLAERYGEDPELWGITGLLHDFDYEKHPTMEEHPYVGNKVLEERGYPEALRTAVMGHANYTGIPRESLMAKALFSCDELTGFIFAVTYVRPSKSIHEVKVKSVVKKLKQRSFAASVNRDDVENGIRELGVDRGEHIQLIIDALKEKAEELGLAGKPHHST; encoded by the coding sequence ATGGCTCCACCTGGCGCGTCCCTTCCTCCCCGTGATGAGGCATGGGACCTTCTCTCAGAATATACGGATTCGGACTCCCTCAGGCGTCACGCTCTTGCCATGGAGCACGTCATGCGCAAACTGGCCGAGAGATATGGAGAGGATCCCGAGCTGTGGGGAATTACAGGGCTCTTGCACGATTTTGATTATGAGAAACACCCCACGATGGAAGAACATCCGTATGTAGGGAACAAAGTCCTCGAAGAACGCGGATACCCGGAGGCTCTACGAACCGCGGTTATGGGTCATGCAAACTACACGGGTATTCCCCGCGAGTCGCTAATGGCGAAAGCTCTCTTTTCCTGCGACGAACTGACGGGCTTCATTTTTGCCGTCACCTACGTCCGGCCTTCGAAGTCCATTCACGAGGTTAAGGTGAAATCCGTCGTCAAAAAGCTAAAGCAGAGGAGCTTCGCCGCAAGTGTCAATCGGGATGACGTGGAGAATGGGATTCGGGAATTGGGTGTGGACCGGGGAGAGCATATCCAGCTCATTATCGACGCCCTGAAAGAGAAGGCCGAAGAGCTGGGTCTTGCAGGGAAACCTCACCACTCTACATAG
- a CDS encoding 4Fe-4S dicluster domain-containing protein: MELTLATKPKRKYDLYKGIPELTVEPGKKKKRPRLMAVVDEDNCTGCQACIPFCPVDCIEPVPREKYEIPIPPVQIRFDECIGCQICARVCTRLTWDAIRMIPTEKFEELYGITVS; encoded by the coding sequence TTGGAGCTGACGCTGGCTACAAAACCGAAACGAAAATACGATCTCTATAAAGGAATACCTGAGCTCACGGTGGAGCCCGGGAAAAAGAAAAAGAGACCGCGACTCATGGCTGTGGTCGATGAAGACAACTGCACAGGGTGCCAGGCTTGTATCCCCTTTTGTCCCGTGGACTGTATCGAACCCGTGCCCCGAGAGAAATATGAAATCCCAATCCCCCCCGTACAGATCCGGTTTGATGAGTGTATCGGCTGCCAGATCTGCGCCAGGGTCTGTACCAGACTCACCTGGGATGCCATCCGGATGATTCCCACGGAGAAATTTGAGGAGTTGTACGGAATCACAGTTTCTTGA
- the sppA gene encoding signal peptide peptidase SppA, which yields MKYNVVLFLLITTAASGQVEIAAPNRSVAIIDDAGSLVLNPAGLGIGRGENMLILGRSDMGAGNSVATHASFYFQTSHLGLGLTAARYGRNYFHWGSAQHLGYGIYLGDAFHFSSEGLEALDMGVLYRGIPHLSAGIMWKNLWSRLRDGREDQLAGFGLALRPLGNRFTVAYDHLFAFPASFTSDGRDLGGTAQVEAEILDGLKLFASYNLETEGIQIGFGIGFGELSVETYHDLAESDYVANLAGIQTSSEIRRAIFRERAPTYVELSFERPLSDSPTPRVFFGPKTLVLKDLTDAINEMAKNQEIDGIILKPDLYVTGMGMMEEVMRALLDFKESGKAIYAFMDMGGDLAYAMATIADSIYLNTGGVLMVDGLAFGVGFLKGLFDKIGVEAQFYRRGDYKTAAEPFTRDSLTETSREAYEAVLADVHSVFSRMIMQGRGWSREKLEEVFDKALFTPQMALEAGLVDGLFHPDQIETRMEEVTGEEKVRIVRAARRPRQWAYDWEPSVTSKIALIYAEGPIIPGKSEPSPFGGGKIIGSVTTGRAIKSAREDKSVKAIVMRVNSPGGSVLASEDIWREVHRTTHPDSADMENRKPFIISMSDVAGSGGYYISCAADTIVADSGTITGSIGVLSGKLSFAGLFEKIGYSIDVVKEQPHAEQFSSHRPFSDEEGQRMQALVDGYYEQFLSRVSEGRNISRDEVDVIAQGRIWSGADAVEIGLVDELGGLDRALEIACDAAGLKRDKYQLKVYKGVEEVKFTVPLDSRSDLLRLMEAFETDIPVTWILDRAKLIHDEPFLFLMEEELIPKD from the coding sequence ATGAAATACAATGTAGTGCTGTTTCTCTTGATCACGACCGCTGCGTCGGGACAGGTTGAGATTGCAGCGCCAAACAGATCCGTGGCCATCATAGACGATGCCGGAAGTCTGGTTTTGAACCCGGCGGGTCTCGGAATAGGCCGGGGAGAAAATATGCTCATCCTGGGGAGGAGTGACATGGGAGCCGGGAACTCTGTGGCAACTCATGCAAGTTTCTACTTCCAGACCAGTCACCTGGGACTGGGTCTTACCGCTGCTCGGTATGGGAGGAACTACTTTCACTGGGGGAGTGCCCAGCACCTGGGATACGGGATTTATCTGGGGGACGCTTTTCATTTTTCCTCCGAGGGTCTTGAGGCACTTGATATGGGTGTTTTGTATCGAGGTATTCCACATTTATCTGCTGGAATTATGTGGAAAAACCTGTGGTCGAGGCTTCGCGATGGACGAGAAGACCAGCTTGCAGGTTTTGGTTTGGCATTAAGGCCTTTGGGAAATCGATTCACAGTAGCCTATGACCATCTTTTTGCATTTCCCGCATCGTTCACGTCGGACGGGAGGGATCTGGGAGGAACTGCCCAGGTAGAGGCGGAAATTCTCGACGGCTTGAAACTGTTTGCAAGCTATAACCTCGAAACAGAAGGGATTCAGATCGGCTTTGGAATCGGTTTTGGCGAATTGAGCGTTGAAACCTATCACGATTTGGCTGAAAGTGACTATGTGGCGAACCTTGCGGGTATTCAAACTTCGAGTGAAATTCGCCGTGCCATCTTCAGAGAGAGAGCGCCAACATACGTTGAGTTGTCCTTTGAACGTCCCCTCAGTGATTCTCCAACTCCGAGGGTATTCTTCGGTCCCAAAACATTGGTGCTTAAAGACCTTACAGACGCCATCAACGAGATGGCGAAAAACCAGGAGATCGACGGCATCATACTGAAACCAGATCTGTACGTAACAGGAATGGGAATGATGGAGGAGGTCATGCGAGCCCTTCTGGATTTCAAAGAAAGTGGAAAGGCAATTTATGCGTTCATGGATATGGGGGGTGACCTCGCCTATGCAATGGCCACCATTGCAGATTCAATCTATCTCAATACTGGAGGAGTTCTCATGGTGGACGGTCTCGCCTTCGGCGTGGGCTTCTTGAAAGGCCTGTTTGACAAAATCGGGGTAGAGGCTCAGTTCTACCGAAGAGGAGACTATAAGACAGCCGCTGAGCCGTTTACCCGTGATAGCCTTACGGAGACAAGCCGTGAGGCGTATGAAGCAGTCCTGGCGGATGTCCACAGCGTATTCTCAAGAATGATTATGCAGGGGAGAGGGTGGTCCCGGGAGAAACTGGAGGAGGTTTTTGATAAGGCCCTTTTCACTCCTCAAATGGCCCTTGAGGCAGGGCTGGTTGACGGTCTCTTTCATCCCGACCAAATCGAGACGAGAATGGAAGAAGTCACGGGGGAAGAAAAGGTCAGAATTGTAAGAGCCGCTCGGCGTCCAAGACAATGGGCATACGACTGGGAGCCAAGTGTGACGTCCAAGATTGCTCTTATCTATGCGGAGGGTCCGATCATTCCTGGTAAGAGTGAACCTTCCCCCTTCGGCGGCGGTAAGATCATCGGCTCAGTGACGACGGGCCGGGCGATTAAGTCCGCAAGGGAAGACAAGTCCGTGAAGGCCATAGTAATGAGGGTGAACAGTCCCGGGGGATCCGTATTGGCCTCCGAGGACATATGGCGAGAGGTGCACCGGACAACTCACCCTGATTCAGCTGATATGGAAAACCGGAAACCGTTTATCATTTCCATGTCGGATGTTGCTGGATCTGGAGGATACTATATTTCGTGCGCCGCGGATACCATCGTGGCCGACTCCGGTACCATCACCGGTTCCATTGGTGTTCTTTCCGGGAAACTGTCATTCGCAGGTCTTTTTGAAAAGATTGGATACAGCATCGATGTTGTCAAGGAGCAACCTCATGCCGAACAGTTTTCCTCACACCGCCCCTTCAGTGACGAGGAGGGTCAACGGATGCAAGCCCTCGTTGACGGTTACTACGAGCAATTCTTGAGCCGGGTATCGGAAGGCCGGAATATTTCCCGGGATGAAGTCGATGTTATCGCCCAGGGCCGAATCTGGTCCGGCGCGGATGCCGTGGAAATTGGCCTTGTGGATGAATTGGGGGGTCTCGACCGGGCACTGGAAATTGCCTGCGATGCGGCGGGGCTAAAAAGGGACAAGTATCAGTTGAAAGTGTACAAAGGTGTTGAAGAGGTGAAATTCACGGTCCCCCTCGATTCAAGATCCGATCTTTTGAGGCTCATGGAAGCGTTCGAAACCGATATTCCTGTGACGTGGATTCTCGACAGGGCGAAACTGATTCATGATGAGCCGTTTCTGTTCCTCATGGAAGAGGAGTTGATTCCGAAGGACTAG
- a CDS encoding Rieske (2Fe-2S) protein, with product MTLKKLIERNSLDPGHGKVVTVEDHPVALFNVSGEYFALDNTCPHRGGSLGWGKLNGEVVTCPWHGWEFNCRTGEALENPGIKVERFTLCVKEDGIYVEW from the coding sequence GTGACCCTGAAAAAACTGATAGAACGGAACTCGTTAGATCCAGGTCATGGCAAAGTGGTCACCGTTGAAGATCACCCCGTTGCGCTGTTCAACGTGAGTGGAGAATACTTTGCCTTAGATAACACCTGTCCCCACCGGGGCGGATCGCTGGGGTGGGGAAAGCTCAACGGCGAGGTGGTCACTTGTCCATGGCATGGATGGGAATTCAATTGCCGAACTGGGGAGGCGCTGGAGAACCCGGGCATCAAGGTTGAACGTTTCACGTTGTGCGTTAAGGAAGATGGAATCTATGTAGAGTGGTGA
- a CDS encoding Mrp/NBP35 family ATP-binding protein, which translates to MSKEDVLELLKSVKYPGFSRDIVSFGIVKDVEVDRGNVVVDLQLSTMSEESKLEIRNRVEKTLQTGGSFETIDIRITAPSEAQGRTARVEDQDLIPGVKYTVAVASGKGGVGKSTVAVNIAAVLAARGRKVGLLDLDIYGPSLPILLGINERPATTPEGKLIPLEKFGMKIMSFGFLSGNETPIIWRGPLISRMTEQFFSDVLWETLDYMIMDLPPGTGDVQLTLLQKLRISGAVIVTTPQDLAVSDARKGADMFRKVSAPVLGVVENMSGYVVSGLVHDETGNPLGGAVISLPRMDEVSDVISDSEGRFQIDVNLFKRGGGSRESARLNVPLLGEIPISQELMEACDDGTPLTIKDPGSPISLVFSRIADTIEDRVAAGP; encoded by the coding sequence TTGAGTAAAGAAGATGTTCTTGAGTTATTGAAATCTGTGAAGTATCCCGGTTTCAGCCGTGACATTGTTTCCTTCGGTATCGTTAAAGATGTGGAAGTCGACCGGGGAAATGTGGTGGTTGATCTTCAACTGTCCACCATGAGTGAAGAGAGCAAGCTTGAAATAAGGAATCGCGTGGAGAAGACGCTACAGACTGGCGGTTCGTTTGAGACAATTGATATAAGAATTACGGCACCTTCAGAGGCTCAAGGGAGGACAGCGCGTGTTGAAGATCAGGATCTCATTCCGGGAGTGAAATACACTGTGGCGGTAGCCAGCGGCAAGGGAGGTGTGGGTAAATCCACTGTGGCTGTGAATATTGCCGCCGTTCTGGCCGCTCGCGGACGGAAGGTCGGTCTTCTTGATCTCGATATATATGGGCCCAGCCTTCCTATTCTTCTCGGTATCAATGAGAGACCTGCGACGACGCCGGAAGGAAAGCTCATTCCCCTTGAAAAATTCGGAATGAAAATCATGTCGTTCGGGTTCCTCAGCGGCAATGAAACGCCCATCATATGGAGAGGTCCCCTCATCTCTCGAATGACAGAGCAGTTTTTCTCCGATGTGCTATGGGAGACTCTGGATTATATGATCATGGATCTTCCCCCGGGAACGGGCGATGTGCAGCTGACCCTATTGCAGAAGTTGAGAATTTCCGGGGCGGTCATTGTGACCACACCCCAGGACCTGGCGGTTTCTGACGCGCGGAAAGGGGCCGATATGTTCCGGAAAGTGAGCGCACCCGTTCTGGGCGTTGTGGAAAACATGTCAGGTTACGTAGTATCGGGTCTGGTGCACGACGAAACCGGGAATCCCCTTGGTGGTGCGGTCATCTCTCTCCCTCGGATGGACGAAGTATCGGACGTGATATCTGATTCAGAGGGCCGGTTTCAGATAGACGTAAACCTTTTCAAGCGAGGAGGAGGGTCCAGGGAAAGTGCACGACTTAACGTTCCTCTTCTCGGGGAGATTCCCATCTCTCAGGAGCTGATGGAGGCCTGCGACGACGGGACTCCCTTGACCATCAAAGATCCCGGTTCGCCCATCAGTTTGGTCTTTTCCCGTATTGCAGACACGATTGAAGACCGTGTGGCTGCCGGACCATAA
- a CDS encoding ferredoxin family protein gives MTYIITEPCVGVCDAACVDVCPVDCIHPTKEKWDEVGYDENDLEGKMLYIDPEECIDCGACEPECPVEAIFEESEVPEEWASYIPKNYKYFGREQ, from the coding sequence ATGACATACATCATTACAGAACCTTGTGTGGGCGTTTGTGATGCGGCTTGTGTTGACGTTTGCCCGGTGGATTGCATTCACCCCACCAAGGAAAAGTGGGATGAAGTGGGGTATGACGAAAACGATCTTGAGGGCAAGATGCTCTACATCGATCCGGAGGAGTGTATTGACTGCGGTGCCTGCGAGCCTGAATGCCCCGTGGAAGCTATTTTTGAAGAGAGTGAAGTGCCCGAGGAATGGGCCAGCTACATTCCCAAGAACTACAAGTACTTCGGTCGCGAACAATAG
- a CDS encoding tetratricopeptide repeat protein, whose amino-acid sequence MKPRILQIAILHFVMLLSICLSQDFSTLLEIADEREEGNDFQGNYKALKEAERLDPENGKVLWRLARAHFDLSDNTGDEGSVEENVYAGFDYAKKALEKAPNSAKAHKWYGILTGRVGEIEGTEQKIKNSYEVAEHTLRAIELDLEDDGNYHVMGRWHYSLADLNWFERTVASIVYTRPPEASFEEARDYFLKAIEKAPEEIRHRLWLGKTLFELDDEDDAAETLKQALAIKPESESDRLLQQEARKLLNDL is encoded by the coding sequence ATGAAACCACGAATTCTTCAGATTGCGATTTTGCACTTTGTCATGCTTCTATCCATCTGTCTCAGTCAGGATTTCTCCACCCTTCTTGAGATTGCCGATGAAAGAGAGGAAGGGAACGATTTCCAGGGGAACTACAAAGCGTTGAAAGAAGCCGAACGTCTGGATCCGGAGAACGGGAAGGTATTATGGCGACTGGCAAGGGCACACTTCGATCTTTCCGATAACACCGGTGATGAAGGTTCGGTGGAAGAAAACGTGTACGCCGGATTCGATTATGCCAAGAAAGCGTTGGAGAAGGCGCCGAACAGTGCGAAAGCTCATAAGTGGTATGGAATTCTCACGGGTCGCGTGGGAGAGATTGAAGGGACGGAACAGAAGATCAAGAATTCATACGAGGTGGCAGAGCACACACTCAGAGCCATTGAACTGGATCTCGAGGATGACGGTAACTATCACGTTATGGGCAGGTGGCATTATTCTCTCGCGGATTTGAACTGGTTCGAACGAACCGTGGCGAGTATCGTATACACAAGGCCCCCTGAAGCCAGCTTTGAAGAGGCCAGGGATTACTTCTTAAAGGCCATTGAAAAGGCGCCAGAAGAAATTCGTCATCGTCTTTGGCTGGGAAAGACTCTGTTTGAACTGGATGACGAGGACGATGCCGCCGAGACTCTGAAGCAGGCCCTGGCCATTAAGCCAGAGTCTGAGAGCGATCGGCTTCTCCAGCAAGAGGCACGAAAGCTCCTGAACGATCTCTAA
- a CDS encoding NUDIX hydrolase: MKDLTETRVSSTHIFKGKLLDVWSDTVKLPNGDTSEREYIKHPGAVVMVPVLPDDKILLIRQFRYPLAEVEIELPAGKIDPGESLLETVDRELAEETGYTAGKVTQLAEIHPCIGYSSERMWIFLAENLKETSAKRDYDEFIELLPTEFSLCLEWIRSGKIKDIKTIIGIFWAEKVRSRRWTLTPANPI; the protein is encoded by the coding sequence GTGAAAGACCTCACTGAAACTCGAGTTTCTTCCACCCATATCTTTAAGGGAAAACTTCTGGACGTCTGGTCAGACACAGTAAAACTTCCGAACGGAGACACATCCGAGCGGGAGTACATTAAGCATCCCGGAGCCGTGGTAATGGTTCCCGTGCTTCCAGACGATAAGATTCTTCTGATTCGACAGTTTCGATACCCTCTTGCAGAAGTGGAAATAGAATTACCTGCGGGGAAAATAGACCCCGGTGAATCACTTCTCGAAACGGTCGATCGGGAATTGGCGGAAGAGACAGGATACACCGCTGGAAAGGTCACCCAACTGGCCGAAATCCATCCCTGCATCGGCTACAGTTCGGAAAGGATGTGGATATTCCTTGCTGAGAATCTCAAAGAAACCAGTGCGAAAAGGGACTACGATGAGTTCATCGAATTGCTTCCCACGGAGTTCTCACTCTGTCTTGAATGGATTCGGTCAGGTAAGATAAAGGATATTAAGACAATCATTGGCATATTTTGGGCCGAGAAAGTCCGTTCGAGGAGATGGACCCTGACTCCGGCAAATCCCATTTGA
- the queG gene encoding tRNA epoxyqueuosine(34) reductase QueG, producing the protein MTRFIRERARRLGFNHVGIAQASRLSPEGNRLQEWLERDFHATMVWMNGRAEERRDLNRYFPEARSIVSLTLNYFHGHSHGELRISNYAWGDDYHQVMKTRISDLLTEIQRIRPEVRGVVCVDTSPVMEKAWARRAGIGWIGKHTNLITRDYGSWLFLGELILDCDLDYDSMFDDDLCGTCTACIEACPTGAIVEEYILDANRCISYLTIEHRDQLPDQMADQLDGWIYGCDVCQEVCPWNSRFAKTSSESSFAPREEITSRTAKEWREMTAEDFRRSFENSAVKRAKFDGLKRNIKANLK; encoded by the coding sequence TTGACCCGGTTCATCAGAGAGCGTGCACGTCGTCTCGGTTTTAACCACGTGGGTATTGCGCAGGCGTCACGCCTGTCCCCGGAAGGAAACCGCCTGCAGGAGTGGCTTGAGCGAGATTTCCACGCTACCATGGTGTGGATGAACGGACGTGCGGAGGAACGGAGGGACCTCAACCGCTATTTTCCTGAGGCCAGGTCCATTGTGAGCCTTACCCTCAACTATTTCCACGGTCATTCCCATGGTGAGCTCCGAATATCCAACTACGCCTGGGGGGATGACTACCACCAGGTGATGAAAACGAGGATTTCTGATCTTCTGACTGAAATTCAACGGATTCGACCTGAGGTACGGGGAGTCGTCTGTGTCGATACGTCTCCCGTCATGGAAAAGGCCTGGGCCCGGCGAGCTGGAATCGGCTGGATCGGGAAGCATACGAATCTGATCACAAGGGATTACGGTTCGTGGCTCTTTCTCGGAGAATTGATCCTCGATTGCGATCTCGATTATGATTCAATGTTTGATGACGATCTGTGCGGTACATGCACCGCCTGTATTGAGGCGTGCCCGACGGGTGCCATTGTGGAAGAGTACATACTCGATGCGAACCGATGCATTTCTTACCTGACCATTGAACACAGGGATCAATTGCCGGACCAAATGGCGGACCAGCTGGATGGGTGGATATACGGATGTGATGTCTGTCAGGAGGTCTGCCCATGGAATAGCAGATTTGCCAAAACAAGTTCCGAATCGAGTTTTGCCCCGAGGGAAGAGATTACCTCCCGAACTGCCAAGGAGTGGCGGGAGATGACCGCAGAGGACTTTAGACGATCCTTTGAGAACAGTGCTGTGAAGCGCGCTAAATTTGACGGTCTTAAGAGGAATATTAAAGCAAATCTGAAATAG